A single region of the Streptomyces caelestis genome encodes:
- a CDS encoding SURF1 family protein, producing MYRFLLTPRWWGINVFVLLSIPFCIFMGSWQLGRFEDRVQDHRTATEQVAEARHEAPRPLGEMLPVTKATSGKQVTATGRYGKQLLVPGRELDGKQGFYVLTLLRTDSGEALPVVRGWLPGAADAAKAPAPPAGEVTVTGALQASETPGDNGVSAQGGLPAGQTAAISAASLVNLVPYDVYDAWVTLAKGDSGMKAVPASAPPDTGLDLKAFQNLGYTAEWFAFVGFVIFMWFRLLRREVEFARDAELGLVPEEEPVAAEAGAK from the coding sequence GTGTACCGGTTTCTGCTGACGCCCCGATGGTGGGGGATCAACGTCTTCGTGCTGTTGTCCATCCCCTTCTGCATCTTCATGGGGTCCTGGCAGCTGGGCCGGTTCGAGGACCGTGTGCAGGACCATCGCACAGCGACCGAGCAGGTCGCCGAGGCCCGGCACGAGGCGCCCCGGCCGCTCGGGGAGATGCTGCCGGTGACCAAGGCGACGTCCGGCAAGCAGGTCACCGCGACCGGCCGCTACGGCAAGCAGTTGCTGGTGCCCGGCCGGGAGCTCGACGGCAAGCAGGGTTTCTACGTGCTGACGCTGCTGCGCACCGACTCGGGTGAGGCGCTGCCGGTGGTCCGGGGCTGGCTGCCCGGTGCCGCCGACGCGGCCAAGGCGCCCGCGCCGCCCGCCGGTGAGGTCACGGTCACCGGGGCGCTCCAGGCGTCCGAGACCCCCGGGGACAACGGCGTCAGTGCGCAGGGCGGGCTGCCGGCCGGGCAGACCGCGGCGATCAGTGCGGCGTCTTTGGTGAATCTGGTGCCGTACGACGTGTACGACGCGTGGGTCACGTTGGCGAAGGGTGACTCCGGGATGAAGGCGGTGCCGGCGAGTGCGCCGCCGGACACCGGGCTGGATCTGAAGGCGTTCCAGAACCTGGGTTACACCGCCGAGTGGTTCGCCTTCGTGGGGTTTGTGATCTTCATGTGGTTCCGGTTGCTGCGGCGTGAGGTGGAGTTCGCGCGGGACGCGGAGCTCGGCCTGGTGCCGGAGGAGGAGCCTGTTGCCGCGGAGGCCGGCGCCAAGTGA
- a CDS encoding response regulator transcription factor, producing the protein MRVLLVEDDEPVAESLRRGLKRYGFEVEWVTTGRAALNHTSPYDVVLLDLGLPDTDGLDVCKALRERGDVPIIVISARSDETDRVVGLEIGADDYVSKPFGVREVIARIRAVMRRAQPRTPAAGTPESGPDRYGPRLTVDRKAARVRLDGEEVALAPKEYDLLAFLTEEPGALMSREQIMEAVWDANWFGPTKTLDVHVSALRRKLAGAITIEAVRGVGFRLEIVKDGGGDKARGGGAVSTDSTAS; encoded by the coding sequence GTGCGCGTACTTCTGGTGGAAGACGATGAACCGGTCGCCGAGTCCCTCAGGCGCGGCCTGAAGCGCTACGGCTTCGAGGTCGAGTGGGTCACCACGGGCCGGGCGGCCCTGAACCACACGAGCCCCTACGACGTCGTCCTGCTGGACCTCGGCCTGCCCGACACCGACGGCCTGGACGTCTGCAAGGCGCTGCGCGAGCGCGGCGACGTCCCGATCATCGTGATCAGCGCCCGCAGCGACGAGACGGACCGGGTGGTGGGCCTGGAGATCGGCGCGGACGACTACGTCTCCAAGCCGTTCGGCGTCCGGGAGGTCATCGCCCGCATCCGGGCGGTCATGCGCCGCGCGCAGCCCCGCACTCCCGCGGCCGGGACGCCCGAGAGCGGCCCCGACCGCTACGGCCCCCGCCTGACCGTCGACCGCAAGGCGGCCCGGGTACGACTCGACGGCGAGGAGGTGGCCCTCGCGCCCAAGGAGTACGACCTGCTGGCCTTCCTCACCGAGGAGCCCGGGGCGCTGATGTCGCGCGAGCAGATCATGGAAGCGGTCTGGGACGCGAACTGGTTCGGGCCGACGAAGACGCTCGACGTGCACGTGTCGGCGCTGCGGCGGAAGCTGGCGGGCGCGATCACGATCGAGGCGGTGCGCGGGGTCGGCTTCCGGCTGGAGATCGTCAAGGACGGCGGCGGCGACAAGGCCCGCGGCGGCGGCGCCGTGAGCACGGACAGCACCGCCTCATGA
- a CDS encoding aspartate kinase encodes MGLVVQKYGGSSVADAEGIKRVAKRIVEAKQNGNQVVAVVSAMGDTTDELIDLAEQVSPMPAGRELDMLLTAGERISMALLAMAIKKLGHEAQSFTGSQAGVITDSVHNKARIIDVTPGRIKTSVDEGNIAIVAGFQGVSQDTKDITTLGRGGSDTTAVALAAALDADVCEIYTDVDGVFTADPRVVKKARKIDWISLEDMLELAASGSKVLLHRCVEYARRYDIPIHVRSSFSGLQGTWVSSEPITQGDKQVEQAIISGVAHDTSEAKVTVVGVPDKPGEAAAIFRTISDAEINIDMIVQNVSAASTGLTDISFTLPKAEGRRAIDALEKNKAGIGFESLRYDDQIGKISLVGAGMKTNPGVTADFFKALSDAGVNIELISTSEIRISVVTRADDVPEAVRAVHTAFGLDSDSDEAVVYGGTGR; translated from the coding sequence GTGGGCCTTGTCGTGCAGAAGTACGGAGGCTCCTCCGTAGCCGATGCCGAGGGCATCAAGCGCGTCGCCAAGCGAATCGTGGAAGCGAAGCAGAACGGCAACCAGGTGGTTGCCGTCGTTTCCGCGATGGGCGACACGACGGACGAGCTGATCGATCTCGCCGAGCAGGTTTCCCCGATGCCTGCCGGGCGCGAGCTCGACATGCTGCTGACCGCCGGAGAGCGGATCTCCATGGCACTGCTGGCCATGGCGATCAAAAAGCTGGGCCACGAGGCCCAGTCGTTCACCGGCAGCCAGGCAGGTGTCATCACCGACTCGGTCCACAACAAAGCCCGGATCATCGACGTCACGCCGGGCCGTATCAAGACCTCGGTGGACGAGGGCAACATCGCGATCGTGGCGGGGTTCCAGGGCGTCAGCCAGGACACCAAGGACATCACCACCCTCGGCCGCGGCGGCTCCGACACCACCGCGGTGGCCCTCGCCGCCGCCCTCGACGCCGATGTGTGCGAGATCTACACCGACGTCGACGGCGTGTTCACCGCCGACCCGCGCGTGGTGAAGAAGGCCCGGAAGATCGACTGGATCTCCCTCGAGGACATGCTCGAGCTGGCGGCATCCGGGTCGAAGGTGCTGCTCCACCGCTGTGTGGAGTACGCCCGCCGGTACGACATCCCGATCCACGTCCGGTCCAGCTTCAGCGGACTCCAGGGCACGTGGGTCAGCAGTGAGCCGATTACGCAAGGGGACAAGCAGGTGGAGCAGGCCATCATCTCCGGTGTCGCGCACGACACCTCCGAGGCCAAGGTCACGGTCGTCGGCGTGCCGGACAAGCCGGGCGAGGCGGCCGCGATCTTCCGGACGATCTCGGACGCCGAGATCAACATCGACATGATCGTGCAGAACGTGTCCGCCGCCTCCACGGGTCTGACGGACATCTCCTTCACGCTTCCCAAGGCCGAGGGCCGCAGGGCCATCGACGCCCTGGAGAAGAACAAGGCCGGCATCGGCTTCGAATCCCTGCGCTACGACGACCAGATCGGGAAGATCTCCCTGGTCGGCGCCGGGATGAAGACGAACCCGGGTGTCACGGCCGACTTCTTCAAGGCGCTGTCCGACGCCGGTGTGAACATCGAGCTGATCTCGACCTCCGAGATCCGCATCTCGGTCGTCACGCGCGCCGACGACGTGCCCGAGGCCGTCCGTGCCGTGCACACCGCGTTCGGGCTCGACTCCGACAGCGACGAGGCCGTCGTCTACGGAGGCACCGGCCGCTGA
- a CDS encoding aspartate-semialdehyde dehydrogenase, whose product MAGLRRADRPGRSERPTLAVVGATGAVGTVMLQILSHRADVWGEIRLVASPRSAGRKLAVRGEETEVVALTEEAFDGVDVAMFDVPDEVAERWAPLAAAKGAVVVDNSGTFRMHPDVPLVVPEVNPHTVRMRPRGIIANPSCTTLSMIVALGALHAEFGLRELVVSSYQAVSGAGRAGVATLRQQLSLVAGTELGTSPGDVRRAVGDSTGPFSEPVALNVVPWAGSPREDGWSSEEMKVRDESRKILGLPHLPVAVTCVRVPVITTHSLTVHARFEGEVTVDKAREILATAPGVVLFDNPAAGEFPTPADVVGTDPTWVGRVRRALDDPTALELFVCGDNLRKGSALNTAQIAELVAAELS is encoded by the coding sequence ATGGCCGGACTCCGACGGGCCGACCGGCCCGGCCGGTCCGAGCGCCCGACGCTCGCCGTCGTGGGAGCGACCGGGGCCGTCGGCACGGTCATGCTCCAGATCCTGTCCCACCGGGCGGACGTCTGGGGCGAGATCCGACTGGTCGCCTCCCCGCGCTCGGCCGGCCGCAAGCTGGCCGTGCGCGGCGAGGAGACGGAGGTCGTGGCGCTCACCGAGGAAGCATTCGACGGGGTCGACGTCGCCATGTTCGACGTCCCCGACGAGGTCGCCGAGCGGTGGGCGCCCCTGGCCGCCGCCAAGGGCGCGGTGGTGGTCGACAACTCCGGCACGTTCCGGATGCACCCGGACGTGCCGCTCGTCGTGCCCGAGGTCAACCCGCACACGGTACGCATGCGTCCGCGCGGCATCATCGCCAACCCCAGCTGCACGACGCTCTCCATGATCGTGGCCCTGGGGGCGCTGCACGCCGAGTTCGGACTGCGCGAACTGGTGGTCTCCTCGTACCAGGCGGTCAGCGGCGCCGGCCGCGCGGGCGTGGCGACGCTGCGGCAGCAGTTGTCCCTGGTCGCCGGCACGGAGCTGGGGACCAGCCCCGGTGACGTGCGGCGGGCCGTGGGGGACAGCACCGGGCCGTTCTCCGAGCCGGTCGCGCTGAACGTCGTGCCGTGGGCCGGGTCGCCGCGCGAGGACGGCTGGTCGTCGGAGGAGATGAAGGTCCGGGACGAGTCCCGCAAGATCCTCGGGCTGCCCCACCTGCCCGTGGCCGTCACCTGCGTCCGCGTTCCGGTGATCACCACGCATTCGCTGACCGTGCACGCCCGCTTCGAGGGCGAGGTCACCGTCGACAAGGCCCGCGAGATCCTCGCCACCGCGCCCGGGGTCGTGCTGTTCGACAACCCGGCCGCGGGGGAGTTCCCCACCCCCGCCGACGTGGTCGGCACCGACCCGACGTGGGTCGGGCGGGTGCGGCGGGCGCTGGACGACCCGACGGCGCTCGAACTGTTCGTCTGCGGGGACAACCTGCGCAAGGGTTCCGCGCTCAACACCGCCCAGATCGCCGAACTGGTGGCCGCCGAGCTCTCGTGA
- a CDS encoding S9 family peptidase gives MTESNGSDARDQRDQQEQEVQAGRQERMPDWEKRFRAPRVSLPDWAEDAPDRSLFVSNATGTYELYAWDRSTGGQRQVTDRPNGTTDGVLSPDGAWIWWFDDKDGDEFGVWRRQPFTGGPDELAAEGLDPSYPAGLALGRDGRTAVVGRSTDEDGTTIHLVRTGEDPVEIYRHRESAGVGDLSHDGSLIAIEHTEHGDAMHSALRVLRTDGTPVADLDDTEGGTRELGLEVLGFAPVDGDTRLLIGHQRRGRWEPLVWDVASGEESDLALELPGDVSAEWYPDGSGLLIAHSFEARSELFRYDLASRALTEIPTPPGTVSGATARPDGSVEYLWSSAAEPSAVRSTAGGVVLDPPGMKSPGSVPVEDVWVEGPGGRIHALVQKPKGTTGPLPTVFDIHGGPTWHDSDSFAAGPAAWVDHGYAVVRVNYRGSTGYGRAWTDALKHRVGLIELEDIAAVREWAVTSGLADPDRLILTGGSWGGYLTLLGLGVQPDAWALGIAAVPVADYVTAYHDEMEALKAMDRTLLGGTPEEVPDRFEASSPLTYVDQVKAPVYISAGVNDPRCPIRQIENYVKRLEARGAVHEVYRYDAGHGSLVVDERIKQVRLELEFAERYVNRQS, from the coding sequence ATGACTGAGAGCAACGGATCCGACGCGCGGGATCAGCGGGACCAGCAGGAGCAAGAGGTACAGGCGGGCCGGCAGGAGCGGATGCCGGACTGGGAGAAGCGCTTCCGGGCACCCCGGGTGTCCCTGCCCGACTGGGCTGAGGACGCGCCCGACCGCTCCCTGTTCGTGTCGAACGCGACGGGGACGTACGAGCTGTACGCCTGGGACCGGTCGACGGGCGGGCAGCGCCAGGTGACGGACCGGCCGAACGGCACGACGGACGGCGTCCTGTCACCGGACGGCGCCTGGATCTGGTGGTTCGACGACAAGGACGGCGACGAGTTCGGCGTCTGGCGCCGCCAGCCCTTCACGGGCGGCCCGGACGAACTCGCCGCCGAGGGCCTGGACCCCTCCTACCCGGCGGGCCTCGCCCTCGGCCGCGACGGGCGCACGGCGGTCGTCGGCCGCTCGACCGACGAGGACGGCACGACGATCCACCTCGTCCGCACCGGTGAGGACCCGGTGGAGATCTACCGCCACCGCGAGTCGGCCGGCGTCGGCGACCTCTCCCACGACGGCTCGCTCATCGCCATCGAGCACACCGAGCACGGCGACGCCATGCACTCCGCCCTGCGCGTCCTGCGCACCGACGGCACCCCGGTCGCCGACCTCGACGACACCGAGGGCGGTACGCGCGAGCTCGGCCTGGAGGTCCTCGGCTTCGCCCCCGTCGACGGTGACACCCGCCTCCTCATCGGCCACCAGCGCCGGGGCCGCTGGGAGCCCCTGGTCTGGGACGTCGCCTCCGGCGAGGAGTCGGACCTGGCGCTGGAGCTGCCGGGCGACGTCAGTGCCGAGTGGTACCCGGACGGCAGCGGCCTGCTCATCGCGCACAGCTTCGAGGCCCGCAGCGAGCTGTTCCGCTACGACCTGGCGAGCCGCGCCCTCACCGAGATCCCGACCCCGCCCGGCACGGTGTCCGGCGCCACGGCCCGGCCCGACGGCAGCGTGGAGTACCTGTGGTCCTCGGCCGCCGAACCGTCGGCGGTCCGCTCCACGGCCGGCGGTGTCGTGCTCGACCCGCCCGGCATGAAGTCGCCCGGCTCGGTGCCGGTGGAGGACGTGTGGGTGGAAGGGCCAGGCGGCCGCATCCACGCACTCGTCCAGAAGCCGAAGGGCACCACCGGCCCACTCCCCACGGTCTTCGACATCCACGGCGGCCCGACCTGGCACGACAGCGACTCCTTCGCGGCGGGCCCGGCGGCGTGGGTCGACCACGGCTACGCGGTGGTCCGGGTCAACTACCGCGGCTCGACGGGCTACGGCCGTGCCTGGACGGACGCCCTGAAGCACCGCGTGGGCCTCATCGAACTGGAGGACATCGCCGCGGTCCGCGAATGGGCCGTCACTTCCGGCCTCGCCGACCCCGACCGCCTCATCCTCACCGGCGGTTCCTGGGGCGGCTACCTCACCCTCCTCGGCCTCGGCGTCCAGCCCGACGCGTGGGCCCTGGGCATCGCGGCGGTCCCCGTCGCCGACTACGTCACGGCGTACCACGACGAGATGGAAGCGCTGAAGGCGATGGACCGCACACTCCTCGGCGGCACCCCCGAAGAGGTCCCCGACCGCTTCGAGGCCTCCTCCCCCCTCACCTACGTCGACCAGGTCAAGGCCCCGGTCTACATCTCGGCCGGCGTCAACGACCCCCGCTGCCCCATCCGCCAGATCGAGAACTACGTCAAGCGCCTGGAGGCGAGAGGCGCGGTCCACGAGGTGTACCGCTACGACGCCGGGCACGGGTCGCTGGTGGTGGACGAGCGGATCAAGCAGGTGCGGCTGGAGCTGGAGTTCGCGGAGAGGTACGTGAACCGACAGTCGTAA
- a CDS encoding class I SAM-dependent methyltransferase gives MYSPTPADWHEANRAHWDERVPLHTAGDFYDLDAFRAGQDPLRDFEIAEVGDVSGRSLLHLQCHIGLDTLSWARHGADRVVGLDFSAPAVDIARGLARELGLGQDRAAFVAADVYDAATAVPDPSYDIVYTGVGALCWLPDIGRWAETAASLVAPGGFLYLSEFHPLTDVLDDETGSRITYDYFARDAWIEERPGSYAAEGAEFVHNRRVEWQHPVGEVVSALAAAGLRIEFLHEHDVSLFRRFGCFERRDGYFRYPADRPRIPLMYSVRARKD, from the coding sequence ATGTACTCCCCCACCCCGGCAGACTGGCACGAGGCCAACCGCGCCCACTGGGACGAACGGGTCCCGCTGCACACCGCGGGCGATTTCTACGACCTCGACGCCTTCAGGGCCGGCCAGGACCCCCTGCGCGACTTCGAGATCGCCGAGGTCGGTGACGTCTCCGGCCGCTCGCTGCTGCATCTGCAATGCCATATCGGCCTCGACACCCTGTCGTGGGCCCGGCACGGCGCCGACCGCGTCGTCGGCCTCGACTTCTCCGCACCGGCGGTCGACATCGCTCGCGGCCTCGCGCGCGAGCTCGGCCTCGGCCAGGACCGGGCGGCTTTCGTCGCGGCGGACGTGTACGACGCGGCCACCGCGGTTCCGGACCCGTCGTACGACATCGTCTACACCGGCGTCGGCGCCCTGTGCTGGCTGCCCGACATCGGGCGCTGGGCCGAGACGGCGGCCTCGCTGGTGGCGCCCGGCGGGTTCCTGTACCTCTCCGAGTTCCATCCGCTGACCGATGTCCTGGACGACGAGACCGGCTCGCGGATCACGTACGACTACTTCGCCCGTGACGCCTGGATCGAGGAGAGGCCGGGTTCGTACGCGGCCGAGGGCGCCGAGTTCGTCCACAACCGGCGCGTGGAGTGGCAGCACCCGGTCGGCGAGGTCGTCTCGGCCCTGGCGGCGGCCGGGCTGCGCATCGAGTTCCTGCACGAGCACGACGTCTCGCTGTTCCGGCGGTTCGGGTGCTTCGAGCGGCGGGACGGCTACTTCCGCTACCCGGCGGACCGCCCGCGGATCCCGCTGATGTACTCGGTCCGGGCCCGCAAAGACTGA
- a CDS encoding SigE family RNA polymerase sigma factor: MPVIAPVPAARPARIPNQRDGAEDGVAAGTTVDHLTETYRAHYRSLLGLAALLLDDTASCEDVVQEAFIRVHSARKRVRDPEKTLAYLRQTVVNLSRSALRRRILGLKLLSKPMPDMASAEEGAYDQLERDSLIKAMKNLQRRQREVLVLRYFADMTEAQVAETLGISLGSVKAYGSRGIAALRLAMEAPA; the protein is encoded by the coding sequence ATGCCGGTGATCGCGCCCGTGCCCGCAGCGCGGCCGGCCCGCATCCCGAACCAGCGTGACGGCGCCGAGGACGGTGTCGCGGCCGGGACCACCGTCGACCACCTCACCGAGACCTACCGGGCGCACTACCGCTCGCTGCTCGGTCTCGCGGCCCTCCTCCTCGACGACACCGCCTCCTGCGAGGACGTCGTCCAGGAGGCCTTCATCCGCGTCCACTCGGCCCGCAAGCGGGTCCGCGATCCCGAGAAGACCCTGGCGTACCTGCGTCAGACGGTCGTCAACCTGTCGCGCTCGGCACTGCGCCGCCGCATCCTCGGCCTGAAGCTGCTGTCGAAGCCCATGCCCGACATGGCGAGCGCCGAGGAAGGCGCCTACGACCAGCTGGAGCGCGACTCCCTCATCAAGGCGATGAAGAACCTCCAGCGCCGTCAGCGCGAGGTGCTGGTGCTGCGCTACTTCGCGGACATGACCGAGGCCCAGGTCGCCGAGACCCTCGGCATATCCCTGGGCTCGGTCAAGGCGTACGGCTCGCGCGGTATCGCGGCGCTCCGGCTGGCCATGGAGGCGCCGGCATGA
- a CDS encoding potassium channel family protein yields the protein MIVCGDDGLAHRLAAELRGVYGEQVTLVVPPSVRRVRQPVVGRARAASAALLDRVSAAVNRTGAGVAEPAMNEQVVEAAEVTEAVLTEVGADRAAALALVYDDDETNIRAALTARRLNPRLRLVLRLYNRRLGQHIEELLDQAAAVASGTGSGTGGLDASTTVLSDADTAAPALAATALIGTSKVVQTEGLVLRAVERQPPRPGEVADPGLCTLALLSATSNDPAGADGSEGSGEQGPRLLPDEAAVASATGRGTVVLEQVSYSGPSLPSGRGGVPPFASLFSRRLRWSLAGLVGCVLALAVALMFVTGEHPLYATYVTLLDLFGINDPAFHESTGRQVLQLLSGLVGLLLLPVLLAAVLEALGTFRSASALRKPPRGLGGHVVLLGLGKIGTRVLTRLRELHIPVVCVESDPEARGMATARRLRVPVVLGDVTQEGVLEAAKIHRAHALLALTSADTTNLEAALYARSVRPDLRVVLRLYDDDFATAVYRTLRAAHPFALTRSRSVSHLAAPAFAGAMMGRQILGAIPVERRVLLFAEVEVAGHPQLEGRTVGQAFRAGAWRVLALNTAPPGGRRGEGESPEEEGAPASGLVWDLPPTYVLGAGDRVVLAATRRGLAELLGRRRRERAGA from the coding sequence ATGATCGTGTGCGGGGACGACGGACTCGCGCACCGGCTGGCCGCCGAACTCCGTGGTGTGTACGGCGAACAGGTCACGCTCGTGGTGCCGCCCTCGGTGCGCCGGGTGCGGCAGCCGGTGGTCGGACGGGCCCGGGCCGCCTCGGCGGCCCTGCTCGACCGGGTCAGCGCGGCCGTCAACCGGACCGGTGCGGGCGTCGCCGAACCGGCCATGAACGAGCAGGTCGTGGAGGCCGCCGAGGTCACCGAGGCCGTGCTCACCGAGGTGGGCGCCGACCGTGCGGCGGCCCTGGCGCTCGTGTACGACGACGACGAGACCAACATCCGCGCCGCGCTCACGGCCCGCCGGCTCAACCCCCGCCTCAGGCTCGTACTCCGTCTGTACAACCGGCGGTTGGGCCAGCACATCGAGGAACTGCTCGACCAGGCGGCGGCGGTGGCCTCCGGCACGGGATCCGGTACGGGAGGACTGGACGCGTCGACGACCGTGCTGTCCGACGCCGACACGGCCGCGCCCGCGCTGGCCGCCACGGCCCTCATCGGGACCAGCAAGGTCGTCCAGACCGAAGGGCTCGTCCTGCGTGCCGTGGAGCGGCAGCCGCCGCGGCCGGGCGAGGTGGCCGACCCCGGCCTGTGCACCCTGGCGCTGCTGTCCGCGACGAGCAATGACCCGGCCGGCGCGGATGGTTCCGAGGGAAGTGGGGAGCAGGGGCCGCGACTGCTGCCGGACGAGGCGGCGGTGGCGTCGGCGACCGGGCGCGGGACGGTCGTCCTGGAGCAGGTGTCGTACTCCGGGCCGTCCCTGCCCTCCGGGCGGGGCGGTGTGCCGCCGTTCGCCTCTCTGTTCTCACGCCGGCTGCGGTGGTCGCTGGCCGGGCTGGTGGGGTGTGTGCTCGCGCTCGCCGTCGCGTTGATGTTCGTGACCGGGGAGCATCCGCTGTACGCCACGTACGTCACGCTGCTCGACCTGTTCGGCATCAACGATCCCGCGTTCCACGAGTCGACCGGGCGGCAGGTCCTGCAACTGCTGTCCGGGCTGGTCGGGTTGCTGCTGCTGCCGGTGCTGCTGGCCGCGGTGCTGGAGGCACTGGGCACGTTCCGCAGCGCCTCCGCGCTGCGGAAGCCGCCGCGCGGGCTCGGCGGGCATGTGGTGCTGCTCGGGCTCGGCAAGATCGGGACGCGGGTGCTGACGCGGCTGCGGGAGCTGCACATCCCCGTGGTGTGCGTCGAGTCCGATCCGGAGGCCAGGGGGATGGCGACGGCGCGGCGGCTGCGGGTGCCGGTGGTGCTCGGGGACGTCACGCAGGAGGGGGTGCTGGAGGCCGCGAAGATCCATCGGGCGCATGCGCTGCTGGCGTTGACCAGTGCGGACACGACGAATCTGGAGGCCGCGTTGTACGCCCGGTCCGTGCGGCCCGATCTGCGGGTGGTGTTGCGGCTGTACGACGACGACTTCGCCACCGCGGTGTACCGGACGCTGCGGGCCGCGCATCCGTTCGCCCTCACGCGGAGCCGGAGTGTGTCGCATCTGGCCGCGCCCGCGTTCGCCGGGGCGATGATGGGACGGCAGATTCTGGGGGCGATTCCGGTCGAGCGGCGGGTGTTGCTGTTCGCGGAGGTGGAGGTGGCCGGGCACCCGCAGTTGGAGGGGCGGACGGTGGGGCAGGCCTTCCGGGCGGGGGCGTGGCGGGTGCTGGCGCTCAACACAGCGCCTCCTGGGGGGCGGCGGGGTGAGGGGGAGAGTCCGGAGGAGGAAGGGGCGCCGGCTTCGGGGCTGGTGTGGGATCTGCCTCCTACGTATGTGCTGGGGGCCGGTGATCGGGTGGTGCTGGCGGCTACGCGGCGGGGGTTGGCGGAGTTGCTGGGGCGGAGGCGGCGGGAGCGGGCGGGGGCGTGA